A genomic window from Natrinema sp. HArc-T2 includes:
- a CDS encoding carboxylate--amine ligase, translating to MERHRDDAGVVVPGIDAPSTVACLRSLRPRGVRTIVGSESRSTPAATSVYRDEFVGLPDPDSDLAAYGDALLSLAERSDVETIIPVREEDIYVLAERKDEFADAIATPWPDFETLRRVQDRVELFAAADAAGVGAPETALLDQWDDWDRETIVKPRYTVASPTYLGARFDDAEIGSTEYQRPGTQPDPETELERRGHVPLVQERIPDSREFGFFALYEHGDPVATFQHCQRRGWKYCGGPSAYRESVHIPELETAGRALLDELEWHGLAMVEFLRDPADGEFKLMEINPRFWSSLPFSVRVGADFPYYYWQLATDGQLTSEPTYEVGVGGHLLRGELSYLHSVATEEYPLVERPSLGTAVREVATSLVSHPRFDYAVPDDPVPFFQDGVNLVRAWLGGRSNSGVPDQTETSLESELTDDSVEPTETKPGTDEESTRSAQTDGGQPSDS from the coding sequence ATGGAACGACACAGGGACGACGCGGGCGTGGTCGTGCCGGGGATCGACGCGCCGAGTACCGTCGCGTGTCTCCGCTCGCTTCGACCGCGCGGTGTTCGCACGATCGTCGGCTCAGAGTCGCGATCGACGCCGGCGGCCACGTCAGTCTATCGCGACGAGTTCGTTGGACTGCCGGATCCGGATTCGGATCTCGCTGCGTACGGCGACGCCCTGCTCTCGCTGGCCGAGCGGTCGGACGTCGAGACGATTATCCCGGTTCGCGAGGAGGATATCTACGTTCTTGCCGAGCGCAAAGACGAATTTGCGGACGCCATCGCGACGCCGTGGCCGGACTTCGAGACGCTTCGACGCGTCCAGGACCGCGTCGAACTCTTTGCAGCCGCTGATGCGGCCGGGGTCGGTGCTCCCGAGACCGCGCTCCTCGACCAGTGGGACGACTGGGATCGAGAGACGATCGTCAAACCACGGTACACCGTCGCATCCCCGACCTATCTCGGCGCGCGGTTCGACGACGCGGAGATCGGCTCGACGGAGTACCAGCGACCGGGCACACAGCCCGATCCGGAGACCGAACTCGAGCGGCGCGGCCACGTCCCGCTCGTTCAGGAACGGATCCCCGACTCGCGGGAGTTCGGCTTTTTCGCACTCTACGAGCACGGAGACCCGGTCGCGACCTTCCAGCACTGCCAGCGCCGCGGCTGGAAGTACTGTGGCGGCCCCAGTGCCTACCGCGAGTCGGTCCACATTCCCGAACTCGAGACTGCCGGCCGAGCGCTGCTCGACGAACTCGAGTGGCACGGACTCGCGATGGTGGAGTTCCTGCGCGATCCCGCCGATGGCGAGTTCAAGCTGATGGAGATCAACCCGCGCTTTTGGTCGTCACTGCCGTTTTCAGTCCGTGTCGGCGCGGATTTTCCCTACTACTACTGGCAGCTGGCGACCGACGGACAGCTTACGTCGGAGCCGACCTACGAGGTCGGGGTTGGCGGCCATCTCCTGCGGGGAGAACTCAGTTATCTCCACAGCGTCGCAACTGAAGAGTATCCACTCGTCGAGCGACCGTCGCTCGGTACGGCTGTCCGCGAGGTCGCGACGTCGCTGGTGTCTCACCCGCGATTCGATTACGCGGTTCCCGACGATCCGGTGCCGTTCTTCCAAGATGGCGTCAACCTCGTGCGAGCGTGGCTCGGCGGGCGATCCAACAGCGGCGTGCCGGATCAAACCGAGACCAGTCTCGAGTCCGAGTTGACCGACGACAGCGTCGAGCCCACGGAGACGAAGCCGGGCACGGACGAGGAATCGACGCGATCGGCCCAGACCGACGGCGGCCAGCCGTCGGATTCGTAG
- the sppA gene encoding signal peptide peptidase SppA yields the protein MVSSEGIERLAVVVGGGLAFAIIGVALFVVFPETLTDLLGVLLALAVALVGVRLAGNAASSLFPDYDVAEVAVEGPISRDGGGGPLPTTPGATPADDIVEQIDRADDDDNVRALLLKLNTPGGEVVPSDDIRLAAQRFDGPTIAYATDVCASGGYWIASGCDELWAREGSIVGSIGVIGSRVNASDLAEKVGLSYERFAAGEYKDAGTALKEMNDDEREYLQGLIDDYYDTFVERVSDGRDLEPEFVRDTEARIYLGEEAYDMKLVDHLGTRREIETELADRLDTDEVTVEEFEPQRPLMARVGTGAQQVAYAFGAGIAGLGDGHGFRLRS from the coding sequence GTGGTCAGTAGTGAGGGTATCGAGCGACTCGCAGTCGTCGTCGGTGGCGGTCTCGCGTTCGCGATTATCGGTGTCGCCCTGTTCGTCGTCTTTCCGGAGACGCTGACGGATCTGCTGGGCGTGCTACTCGCGCTCGCCGTCGCGCTCGTCGGCGTTCGGCTTGCGGGCAACGCTGCTAGTTCGCTGTTTCCGGACTACGACGTCGCTGAGGTCGCCGTCGAGGGACCGATCAGCCGGGACGGCGGTGGCGGCCCGCTGCCGACGACGCCGGGCGCGACGCCGGCCGACGATATCGTCGAGCAGATCGACCGCGCGGACGACGACGACAACGTCCGGGCGCTGTTGTTGAAGCTGAACACGCCCGGTGGCGAGGTCGTCCCGAGCGACGATATCCGACTCGCAGCCCAGCGCTTCGACGGGCCGACGATCGCTTATGCGACCGACGTCTGTGCCAGCGGCGGCTACTGGATCGCAAGCGGCTGTGACGAACTCTGGGCTCGCGAAGGCTCGATCGTCGGCTCGATCGGCGTCATCGGCTCGCGAGTCAACGCCAGCGACCTCGCCGAGAAGGTCGGCCTCTCCTACGAACGCTTTGCCGCCGGCGAGTACAAAGACGCCGGCACGGCGCTCAAGGAGATGAACGACGACGAACGCGAGTATCTCCAGGGGTTGATCGACGACTACTACGACACCTTCGTCGAGCGGGTCAGCGACGGCCGCGACCTAGAGCCCGAATTCGTCCGCGACACCGAGGCTCGGATTTACCTCGGTGAGGAAGCCTACGATATGAAACTCGTTGATCATCTTGGCACCCGCCGAGAGATCGAGACGGAACTAGCCGACCGACTCGACACTGACGAAGTCACCGTCGAGGAGTTCGAGCCCCAGCGGCCGTTGATGGCTCGCGTTGGCACGGGGGCCCAGCAGGTCGCGTACGCGTTCGGTGCTGGTATCGCCGGCCTCGGCGATGGCCACGGGTTCCGGCTGCGTAGCTAA
- a CDS encoding DUF373 family protein — protein MTTLVVCLDRTDDVGRKTGLRSPVVGWEAVRALVTDVGLADPEDSGVNTLLESLRVAQNLRDENEEVVVAVVSGDHESMVSADRAVAAQLDDLIADHDPDSAVVVTDSAEDERLIPIVESRVRVDSVDRVVVRQARDIESTYYLLKQFLADEELRQTVLVPIGLTMLVFPLLATTVGPAEGAAAITTVIGLFLLYKGFNIDELLARFSHQTRESLYSGQVSVVTYVVAAGLTFVGLFMGVLGVSNLGETPGVVLPATRFAFDSIPWLAMAALTASAGRLLDEVIGDDPVRQSFLNLPFIVVAVGLVIRGFSAYFLEQQGEIEPFVVSAYEFGIFSNERFVIVAGERLALFVVSALVVSLVGAQIASSLSESHDGDRTDGGADATTDAEGSTLSDRADPELTDGGANTTADPDRDR, from the coding sequence GTGACAACGCTGGTCGTCTGCCTCGACCGGACCGACGACGTGGGCCGCAAGACCGGGCTCCGCTCGCCGGTCGTCGGCTGGGAGGCAGTCCGCGCGCTCGTGACCGACGTCGGCCTCGCGGATCCGGAGGATTCGGGTGTCAATACCTTGCTCGAGTCGCTTCGGGTCGCACAGAACTTACGCGACGAAAACGAGGAGGTCGTCGTCGCAGTCGTCTCGGGCGATCACGAGTCGATGGTCTCGGCAGACCGAGCGGTCGCCGCACAACTCGACGACCTCATCGCTGACCACGACCCCGATTCGGCGGTCGTGGTGACCGATAGCGCCGAGGACGAACGGCTGATCCCGATCGTCGAGAGCCGCGTCCGGGTCGACTCCGTCGATCGGGTCGTCGTCCGACAGGCACGGGACATCGAATCGACGTACTACTTGCTCAAACAGTTCCTCGCCGACGAGGAACTTCGCCAGACCGTCCTCGTCCCCATCGGGCTGACGATGCTCGTCTTCCCGCTCCTTGCGACCACTGTCGGTCCCGCAGAGGGCGCTGCGGCGATCACGACCGTCATCGGCCTCTTCTTGCTCTACAAGGGGTTCAATATCGACGAACTGCTGGCCCGATTCTCCCATCAGACGCGGGAATCGCTGTACTCCGGTCAGGTGTCGGTCGTCACCTACGTCGTCGCGGCTGGACTGACCTTCGTCGGGCTATTTATGGGGGTGCTTGGCGTCTCGAACCTCGGTGAGACGCCCGGTGTGGTGCTTCCGGCGACGCGATTTGCCTTCGATAGCATCCCCTGGCTGGCGATGGCTGCACTGACCGCAAGCGCCGGTCGGCTGCTCGACGAAGTGATCGGTGATGATCCAGTCCGGCAGTCCTTTCTCAACTTGCCGTTTATCGTCGTCGCCGTCGGTTTGGTGATTCGTGGTTTCTCCGCGTACTTCCTCGAGCAACAGGGTGAAATCGAGCCGTTCGTCGTCTCGGCGTACGAATTCGGCATCTTCTCGAACGAGCGGTTCGTGATAGTCGCCGGCGAACGACTCGCACTGTTCGTCGTCTCGGCACTCGTCGTCAGTCTCGTCGGCGCGCAGATCGCGTCGTCGCTGAGCGAGTCACACGACGGCGATCGAACCGATGGTGGGGCCGACGCGACGACCGACGCGGAAGGTAGCACACTTTCTGACCGGGCCGATCCCGAACTCACGGACGGTGGTGCGAATACGACTGCTGACCCCGATCGCGATCGCTAA
- a CDS encoding diphthine--ammonia ligase, with protein MSDADGAWVSLFSGGKDSAWALYQAIERGLPVERLVTVHPAGDSYMYHVPATDLAALAAESIGIDLVDVEPDDFGADAVTDSSAQGDDELEPLEAALEELDYALQGGIAGVTAGAVESEYQTNRIQGMCDRLGCELFAPLWQEDPHELADAMLEAGFEIVIIQVAAHGLDESWLGRTLDREALAELEALNEEYGVHILGEGGEFETFVVDGPHMDRRIDLEYETEWDGTRGRLRITDAQLE; from the coding sequence ATGAGCGACGCAGACGGCGCGTGGGTGAGTCTCTTTTCGGGTGGCAAGGACTCGGCGTGGGCGCTGTATCAGGCCATCGAGCGTGGCTTGCCCGTCGAACGACTCGTCACGGTCCACCCCGCTGGCGACTCGTATATGTATCACGTCCCCGCGACGGACTTGGCTGCGCTGGCGGCTGAGAGCATTGGCATCGACCTCGTCGACGTCGAACCCGACGATTTCGGGGCCGACGCAGTGACTGACTCGAGCGCACAGGGTGACGACGAACTCGAGCCACTCGAGGCGGCCCTCGAGGAACTCGACTACGCGCTCCAGGGTGGCATCGCCGGCGTCACAGCGGGGGCCGTCGAGAGCGAGTACCAGACGAACCGCATTCAGGGAATGTGCGACCGACTGGGCTGTGAGCTGTTTGCCCCGCTGTGGCAGGAAGATCCCCACGAGTTGGCCGACGCGATGCTCGAGGCGGGCTTCGAAATCGTGATCATTCAGGTCGCAGCTCATGGCCTCGACGAGTCGTGGCTTGGCCGAACGCTCGATCGGGAGGCACTCGCCGAACTCGAGGCGCTCAACGAGGAATACGGCGTCCACATTCTGGGTGAGGGTGGCGAGTTCGAGACATTCGTTGTCGACGGGCCGCATATGGATCGGCGGATCGACCTCGAGTACGAGACTGAGTGGGACGGAACCCGCGGGCGGTTGCGGATTACGGACGCACAGCTGGAATAA